The following is a genomic window from Nicotiana tabacum cultivar K326 chromosome 3, ASM71507v2, whole genome shotgun sequence.
CATTTGTTAAAGGAAAGACGATGGCATTCATAGGCGATTCCCTCGCCCGGAACCATATGGAGTCCCTTCTCTGCCTTTTATCTTCGGTTAGTATTGACAACTTAAATTTCGTCAGAGTTTATGTTTTTCGCATTTATAGTGTAAAAAATATTTCAATAGTCGAGTTATTACAAAGATAATTACTAGGAGTATATCTTAATTATCATCTATTAGTTAATAACTAGGTAAATAAGGCAGAACGTTCAAACAGATTTCGGTGCATATAAGTTAAATCcataaaacaataaaaataatctTGATGATAAACATTACaacttccctccaagaacttcccaccttgctcttggggagactcaaactcacaacctctcgattggaagtggaggttgtttaacatcagagcaacccctcttttATGATAAACATTATAAACATATTAtagaaataataattattttattatgatAAATTAACTTCATTTAATATCGTATAAAACATAGacaatgtaaatattttttacatgATTAGTATAGTTTACATATTAGCATAAAGACTTGTCTATATAAACTTTATAAATGGCCTAATTATGTACTCCCTTCGTCCCAGCAGAATTTATTTGGAAAAATTCGTAAATCGCGTATCACGCCTCGAGCTGCGTCATTAGGTGCATCAATAATTATTGAAGGGACTTTAAAAGAAGGTTTAAGTTGCATAGAGCTTCGAATTCTTTGCGCATCCTTTTTTGATTATCTGGCATTTTTAAGGTCTTGAAATAAGCTAACTTATAAAAAGTAGTAGTAGGTTTTTGTTGTCAGTTTGACTCCAACACTCCTAGCACAAAGACAAACATTGTCCCCCTAAGTTCCGTTAATTCGGACGCGAATGTACATTTTTGTTTATGTCGATAAAAGttggagtattttttttttttgttctcgAAACATTAAACTCAATTTTTTGAACACCTAAAACAATTTATACtatacgaaaattacaaaaaaaaaggcCCTCTTTATATAAATCTATTAAAAAAGTTACTCCTATTTAATAATCCTAGATTATCAATCAATATTATTCAATAAAATTAACTAAATATCTTTTTACCTCACATGCTTGTGTAAGTATTTTTACATTAGCAGTACATATATATAAACTCTTTTTATAACTGTCAACGTTATCCTAATATTTTCTTTCGACAAATACTTATCAATCTTATTAACCTTTATCTTAATATTTGTGGCCACTGGCTAGCGAAATTAGGTGAAGTAGTTGAACTATATTTCGGACTTTTTTTGTCTCATTCTCCAACTGCTCTCATGTCTTGCCAATTTCATAGATCTGATACATGCATTCTCAATTTCATCACTATTTATTAATCGTTCTTACAGACTTTAGTGGTCATAGTTAGACTTTACGCATGACTTTACCATTCAATAAGTTCTTTGGTCTTTTACAGCTTATAGTATTACAATTATTGGGTAGGCGCCTAGACGGTGATTAATAATTTATACACCATTTTACACGCAACAAAGGAAGACTTTGAATTAGAAATAATTATCAGATTATGCTTTTCTTAAGTTATTAATGTGCAACTTGATTATGCATTTTCTAGGAGAATTAAGTCGTCATAATTATAACTCACGTTTAACTCAGTTTACTATTAATAGAGTAGAAAGAgaaccttggcgtaactggtaaagttgttgtcgtTTGACCAGAAGGTAAGAGTTCAAGCCTTGAAAATACTCTCttttgcagaaatgcaggataagactgcgtacaatataAACCCTTGTAGTCTGGCTCTTCCACAGACCCCAcgcatagcgagagcttagtgcaccaaGCTGCACTTTATCACTAATAGTGTGAAAAATATTAATTGCAGGAAGAAACTCCAATGGACATTTACAAAGATGCAGAAGACAAATTCAGAACATGGATATTTCCTCGTTACAACTTCACTCTTATGGTCCTCCGCACAGAATTCCTCGTCTTTGCCACTGAGAGAGTAATCAATGGTTCATTCACCGGCGGCTTTGACTTGCATTTGGACAAATTAAATGGAAATTGGACCCAACATTTACCCAACATAGATTATGTTATTTTCTCAGATGGGCATTGGTTTCTTCGGCCCAATTACCTTTATGAAAATGACAACCTTATTGGATGTATTTATTGTGGGGAAGCAGGAGTTCAACATCTTGGCCCAGGATATGCTATTAGAAGAGCATTTCAAGCTGCTTTCAAGTACATAAATGAGTGTGAGGAATGCTCAGGTATACAAGCGAATTCAGATTTTAAACTCGATTGGTTCaaatattaaaattcttaatGCTAAATTTACTGCACttataaaataatgaaattaaaattttggtgATTTTACACATAAATTGCTACAATGACAATATCAACCGAAAATCTCAAGTTCGTGCGAACCATGGCTAAAATCCTGCATCCGCCTTTGATTAGGTATTGTTGTACTTTTGAGGACATTTTCGGCGGGTCAATTCGAGAATGGAGCATGGAATGAAGGAGGTTTTTGCAATAGAACAAGACCATTTGCAAGAGAAGAAGTTAAAATTGGTGATCAAGATTGGGAGTTTAGGAATATTCAAACTGAAGAAGTTGAAAGAGCAAGAAAAGATGGAAAGAAAATTGGGAACAATTTCGAGATTATGGATGTGACTAGAGCCATGTTAATGAGAGCAGATGGACATCCAGGAGCCTATTGGGGCAATAAATGGATGAAAGGGTTTAGTGACTGCATCCATTGGTGTTTGCCAGGACCCATTGATACATggaatgaatttttattagagaTTATAAGGAGGAAATTTTCAACTTAATTAGATTCCTCATTGAGCTGGATAAGGAGAaagttttattttatcattttataatATTGTTGTTCTTTAGGTTGGGATAGGAAAGGATATGTTAGATCCTTCTTACATCATTTTTTTTGCTGTTAATAAACTAGGCTTATGATAGATATGAATAATGACTAATTTACCGGGCCAATGGGGCTAAGTGAGTTACAAGTGTAAATGTTGTCAAATGGACGTATATAGACGCGTAATTATTTGGTTCGATTTGTTTTTGTAGATAATTTACATCATACTGATATTACGATGAAAAAATGATATTATATAGCCGATATAAAAATAATAGTcgagaaaatatataaaatatatttatttttttgtgtataCATACATTCTGTATATTATATACAATAATATAAATTTATACACTTTTTTGActatcaaatataaatagttttggcgcgagctaaaagtgataatacccctatTACGTCGATTAATTTGTTGAATATAATCATCTCGGTTTATTTTTTATCTCGATTCAGTTTGATACATTTTATTTAAGACATCAAATAAGAAGAACAATATTAGTAAAATTATCGTTCATTACATAAACTATTAAAATTCAATACAACGTAAAAAGAATTGCAATCTTCTTTTAAGAAACAATAGATGATCAACATTAACTTCGAAGTTCGAACCAAGACAGTCTTATTACAAATTGAAACAGTTTTACTAGATGGCTCACcaaataaaacaagaattaaCCCAAATGGCTGACCACCCAATCGTTTAAAGTAAAAATAACTAGTaaaatgtataatatatgcataatttatgtattatatgtgtacaattatgtataattaatgtataatctatttgtgtaaagattgaAGATTCCAACAAGAAATCTTATTACAAACTTACAGGTAAAATTAAATCAAGCAcattattttcatatttaaatttaataaaatatgcaGGAATATAGTGCTGTAGAattccaatatatatatgtggttGCCTTTAATAAATCGAATGATGGATTTACTGTGGAGGAACGCGAAAGTAGAGTGGAATAGGATTGTGAGGTTCAGGAGTAGAGTCCCAAACAGAGAATGCGCTGCTGGAGTTCATCCATTTCTCAGTTATTTCAGGGTAATGTCGATCTAACACATCTTTCAAGCTTTCTGTTGTATTTACCCATTCCAGTCCTTTCTTTGTATATGTCTCCTCCTTGTAATTGCTGGTGAAAAATCTGTCTGCCTCTAACCTCCTGCAAATTTGCAAATTAACTTTCTATTAGTAATTCTTCAAAAGATTTGAGTTCTACTCACATTAAACAAAAAAGATATTATCAATACATTGATGGCAGGTCAATTTACAATTTTTACTATTCTATTACTTATCATAAAAATGGGTTTTACTTTTATACACTAATAGATcacgtaaaagattgtattcCTAGTAGATAAATAGGGCAGTCCGATGCACTAAGCTCCGGTTATCCGCGGGGTCCgggaaagggccggaccacaaaggtctcttgtacgcagtcttacctgCATTTTTGCACGAGACTGTTCTCACGGCTCGAACTCGATCGTGACCTCCTGATTATATGGCAACAACTTTACACGTGAAGGCTCATCTTCTAATAGAAACATTAATAGATCACGTAAAAGATTGTACTAGATAATGCTTAAAAATTAGGATCTGTTACGTGCTACACTAAATTAAAATACACGGGTAGTAAAAATTGTTATCATACTAATATCATTATATAGAATTTAAATAAAacttatttgttttttatttaccAACCTTGATGCCATGATGAGGAATATGAAAAAGGCAGTCTCCGAAATGGCAAAACCCTTAATCTTTTTCTCGGCAGCCATTCCAACCATCAGATCCAATTCTTCTACATCATCACCATATACTTCACGAAGTGTATTAATCACTTCTTCATCGTCCGTCAAATCTTCCCATTTGGAGATGGGAATTTGCAGCATTCCTCTGCGAAATTCATTGTACCTAGCAACACTCCTTTCTCTGTCCCTATAAACTGCCATATATCCAAACATAATCAATTAAATGTGCGAAAAtgtaattttgtgattttattgtttATGGTAAGTTAAGTCTAATAACCTTGGGCTGCAAGATCAATTATTGAAATTAAAATTCTTTTTATGCTAATATT
Proteins encoded in this region:
- the LOC107813859 gene encoding xyloglucan O-acetyltransferase 3-like translates to MELCSVQTRKNVHNYLFKGEKFLNLGNPGFLLFYSLFLTMIFTFYMLHFSISPIVNFTTNSKEDDAARPRNSLYMIQPQLLIDNNTSDCDLFNGSWVRNQQKSSLYYTNFSCPTIPHSKNCLLNGRQDEEFMHWKWKPDKCTIPIFNPKTFLAFVKGKTMAFIGDSLARNHMESLLCLLSSEETPMDIYKDAEDKFRTWIFPRYNFTLMVLRTEFLVFATERVINGSFTGGFDLHLDKLNGNWTQHLPNIDYVIFSDGHWFLRPNYLYENDNLIGCIYCGEAGVQHLGPGYAIRRAFQAAFKYINECEECSGIVVLLRTFSAGQFENGAWNEGGFCNRTRPFAREEVKIGDQDWEFRNIQTEEVERARKDGKKIGNNFEIMDVTRAMLMRADGHPGAYWGNKWMKGFSDCIHWCLPGPIDTWNEFLLEIIRRKFST